In the genome of Staphylococcus durrellii, one region contains:
- a CDS encoding PepSY domain-containing protein, translated as MINKKSWLIFISVIAILLISCLFVVNKLLTQKFINPNKVLNEVKTYFMHVVGSYILEEPMTHQKDNTIYNVYRGGITTFNNDRFTYYDFYVDAKTGAVIDIIENEFEVTT; from the coding sequence ATGATAAACAAAAAATCATGGCTTATTTTTATATCTGTTATCGCTATTTTACTTATAAGTTGTCTTTTTGTAGTCAATAAATTATTAACACAGAAATTTATTAACCCTAATAAAGTTTTGAATGAAGTTAAGACGTACTTTATGCATGTAGTCGGTTCTTATATACTAGAAGAACCAATGACTCATCAAAAAGACAATACAATTTATAATGTTTATCGTGGAGGCATCACTACTTTTAATAATGATCGTTTTACGTATTATGATTTTTACGTCGATGCCAAAACAGGTGCGGTTATAGATATCATCGAAAATGAATTTGAGGTAACGACATAG
- a CDS encoding DUF1444 domain-containing protein, whose product MNVFLMRDKLKSRLEHLDVKFNFNREDETLRIYRTDNGKGVTIKLNSIVAKYKQQNDKIIEEIVYYVEEAIGQMKDTSVSELEDIQVMPVLRSPSFDKEDKEGNPFVIEPHTAETNIYYALDLGKSYRLIDETMLEQLNVTQQQLKEMALFNVRKLTNSYTTDEVKGNIFYFINSNDGYDASRILNTSYLNEFEKQCEGEMLVAIPHQDVLIIADIRNKTGYDVMAHLTMEFFTKGLVPITSLSFGYESGHLEPIFILGKNNKQKRDPNVIQRLEATRKEYENKDKE is encoded by the coding sequence ATGAATGTATTTCTAATGAGAGATAAGTTAAAATCACGTTTAGAACATTTAGATGTTAAATTTAATTTTAATCGTGAAGATGAGACTTTACGGATATATAGAACAGACAATGGTAAAGGCGTTACGATTAAACTTAATTCAATTGTAGCTAAATACAAACAACAAAATGATAAAATAATAGAAGAAATCGTATACTACGTAGAAGAAGCAATAGGGCAGATGAAAGATACCTCTGTATCTGAATTAGAAGATATTCAAGTGATGCCCGTATTACGTTCTCCTAGTTTCGACAAAGAAGACAAAGAGGGTAATCCATTTGTTATTGAACCACACACTGCAGAAACTAATATTTATTATGCGCTAGATTTAGGCAAATCGTATCGCTTAATTGATGAAACTATGTTAGAACAGCTTAATGTTACGCAACAACAATTGAAAGAAATGGCATTATTTAACGTTAGAAAGCTAACGAATTCATATACTACTGATGAAGTTAAAGGTAATATCTTTTACTTTATAAATTCAAATGATGGTTATGATGCCAGTAGAATATTAAATACAAGTTATTTAAATGAATTTGAAAAACAATGTGAAGGCGAAATGTTAGTGGCTATACCACACCAAGACGTCTTAATTATTGCGGATATAAGAAACAAAACGGGTTATGATGTGATGGCACATTTAACAATGGAATTCTTTACTAAAGGTCTAGTACCGATAACATCATTATCATTTGGATATGAAAGTGGTCACTTAGAACCTATATTTATATTAGGTAAAAATAATAAACAAAAAAGAGACCCAAATGTTATTCAAAGATTAGAAGCGACACGTAAAGAATATGAAAATAAAGATAAAGAATAA
- the ytpR gene encoding YtpR family tRNA-binding protein, whose translation MNLFYNKEKVGDVAFLQIVPQEGPFNYEIRGDIVQITTDDEVVGYNIFNASSIVNIDGNGHVKLTDEVVNKLNQAINKAGFAHELDADLSPKFVVGYVKTKDKHPDADKLSVLSVDIGKDTLQIVCGAPNVEAGQKVVIAKVGAVMPSGMVIKDAALRGVASSGMVCSMKELNLPNAPQEKGIMVLSDEYEIGQPFFE comes from the coding sequence ATGAATCTATTTTATAATAAAGAAAAAGTAGGTGACGTTGCCTTTTTACAAATTGTTCCTCAAGAGGGGCCTTTCAATTATGAAATTAGAGGCGATATTGTACAAATTACTACTGATGATGAAGTAGTGGGCTACAACATCTTTAATGCGTCTAGTATTGTTAATATTGACGGCAATGGGCACGTTAAATTAACAGATGAAGTTGTTAACAAACTCAATCAGGCGATAAACAAAGCAGGATTTGCACATGAATTAGATGCTGATTTATCACCCAAATTTGTCGTAGGCTATGTCAAGACTAAAGATAAGCATCCCGATGCTGATAAATTAAGTGTATTATCTGTTGATATAGGTAAGGACACTTTACAAATTGTTTGTGGTGCCCCAAATGTAGAAGCCGGACAAAAAGTTGTTATAGCTAAAGTTGGTGCCGTGATGCCTAGTGGTATGGTCATTAAAGATGCAGCATTAAGAGGCGTTGCATCTAGTGGTATGGTATGTTCAATGAAAGAACTTAATTTACCCAATGCGCCACAAGAAAAAGGTATTATGGTATTGTCAGATGAGTACGAAATAGGGCAACCGTTTTTTGAATAA
- a CDS encoding thioredoxin family protein, whose translation MEKLTNEQQFEDLKKQQTVFLFTADWCPDCKVIEPDLPQLEEKYANYQFISVDRDQFLDICIDHGIMGIPSFLVYKNGDQLGSYIGKERKSIEQIDDFLASL comes from the coding sequence ATGGAAAAATTAACTAATGAACAACAATTTGAAGATTTAAAAAAACAACAAACAGTATTTTTATTTACTGCGGATTGGTGTCCAGACTGTAAAGTGATTGAACCGGACTTACCACAGTTAGAAGAGAAATATGCAAACTATCAATTTATATCTGTTGATAGAGATCAGTTTTTGGATATTTGTATTGATCATGGAATAATGGGTATTCCTAGTTTCTTAGTATACAAAAATGGCGATCAACTAGGTAGCTATATAGGTAAAGAACGAAAATCAATAGAACAAATAGATGATTTCTTAGCTTCATTATAA
- a CDS encoding M42 family metallopeptidase — translation MQIDKNKTLERMKTLTELHGAPGFESDVKNYIKEQLTPYVDDFVFDRMGGIYGVKKSKKSNSKRVMVAAHMDEVGFMITSITDNGMLKFTNLGGVASDIWQAQRLKVKSRSGEEITGIVSNIPKHFRTGAEGAPKIEDLLLDIGCESAEEVRAKNIEIGDSIVPDTPFTQLSEYRYGSKAWDNRYGCLIGIELLELLKDVELDVDLYVGANVQEEVGLRGAKAATELIKPDVAFVVDCSPANDMKGKNELSGALGQGTLIRIKDGTMILKPTFRDYLLDIATNYDINHQYYISPGGTDGGEIHKANEGVPTAVIGVCARYIHSTNTIFDYRDYEAARTLLSKCIENINNHKIEQLQYQ, via the coding sequence GTGCAAATTGACAAAAATAAGACTTTAGAACGAATGAAAACTTTAACTGAATTACATGGCGCGCCAGGTTTTGAAAGTGATGTTAAAAATTATATCAAAGAACAACTTACGCCTTATGTAGATGATTTTGTATTTGATCGTATGGGCGGTATTTATGGCGTGAAAAAATCTAAAAAAAGTAATAGTAAACGTGTGATGGTGGCTGCTCATATGGATGAAGTTGGCTTTATGATAACAAGTATTACCGACAATGGCATGCTCAAGTTTACCAATTTGGGCGGTGTAGCTTCTGATATATGGCAAGCACAACGGTTAAAAGTTAAATCAAGATCGGGTGAAGAAATTACGGGAATAGTATCGAATATCCCTAAACACTTTAGAACAGGTGCAGAAGGTGCACCTAAAATAGAGGATTTGCTATTAGATATCGGTTGCGAATCTGCTGAAGAAGTGAGAGCTAAAAATATCGAAATAGGTGATTCTATCGTTCCTGATACACCTTTTACTCAACTATCAGAGTATAGATATGGTAGTAAAGCATGGGATAATCGATATGGTTGTTTAATTGGCATAGAATTATTAGAATTATTAAAAGATGTAGAATTAGATGTCGATTTATACGTTGGTGCTAATGTTCAAGAAGAAGTTGGTTTGAGAGGTGCTAAAGCTGCTACAGAATTAATTAAACCTGATGTAGCTTTCGTAGTGGATTGTTCTCCTGCTAATGATATGAAAGGTAAGAATGAATTATCTGGCGCATTAGGCCAGGGGACTTTAATTAGAATTAAAGACGGTACGATGATTTTAAAGCCAACATTTAGAGACTACTTGTTAGATATAGCTACAAATTATGATATAAATCATCAATACTATATCTCCCCAGGCGGCACTGATGGGGGAGAAATCCACAAAGCTAACGAAGGTGTGCCAACTGCCGTTATAGGTGTTTGTGCAAGATATATCCATAGTACAAACACTATTTTTGATTATCGAGATTACGAAGCGGCACGGACATTATTATCAAAATGTATCGAAAATATAAATAATCATAAAATTGAACAACTACAATATCAATAA